A genomic segment from Thermococcus sp. LS1 encodes:
- a CDS encoding SWIM zinc finger domain-containing protein — MEEKTLKKGERYYKAGKVLWVVKQGDTLLSKVLGTYLYYVELNLSTGENRCTCPLGGDCKHVAATLKAYENGFYFEALEKHAELYPEAVAMEMLASVPELALDVTLKELRFAMSTDESGSEVARLFRRALKLVGITKRAEALHVLEEVLDEYRHIFSDYELSLKLEDELRELEAGL; from the coding sequence ATGGAAGAGAAGACCCTTAAGAAGGGGGAGCGATATTACAAAGCCGGAAAGGTTCTCTGGGTGGTTAAACAGGGGGATACGCTCTTATCCAAGGTCCTTGGCACTTACCTCTATTACGTTGAACTCAACCTCTCAACCGGCGAGAACCGCTGCACCTGCCCTCTCGGAGGGGACTGCAAACACGTCGCTGCCACCCTGAAGGCCTATGAGAACGGCTTCTACTTCGAAGCCCTGGAAAAGCACGCCGAACTCTACCCCGAGGCGGTGGCAATGGAGATGCTCGCGAGTGTTCCGGAGTTAGCGCTCGACGTTACTCTGAAGGAGCTTCGCTTTGCCATGAGCACCGATGAGAGCGGCAGTGAAGTGGCGAGGCTCTTCCGGAGGGCGCTGAAGCTCGTAGGGATCACCAAACGGGCCGAAGCCCTCCACGTCCTCGAGGAGGTTCTCGACGAGTACCGGCACATCTTCAGCGATTATGAACTCTCCTTAAAGCTGGAGGATGAGCTGAGGGAGCTTGAGGCAGGTCTCTAA